In the genome of bacterium, one region contains:
- the pyrF gene encoding orotidine-5'-phosphate decarboxylase, protein MSEAKDRLAVALDVPDLERARALAAALAGRVGVFKVGLELFAAYGPAAVEAASSGGAGIFLDLKIHDIPRTAAAAVTSAGRLAARYVTLHALGGPKMLAAAREAAEKLGAARPKLLAVTVLTSHDAAELPSIGLAGSPRDNVVRLARMAVEAGADGLVCSPQEVGELRATLGPGPVLVTPGVRPAGADKGDQARVATPFDAIKDGSSLLVVGRPIVAAPDPAAAADAIVAEIAAALR, encoded by the coding sequence ATGAGCGAAGCGAAAGACCGTTTGGCTGTGGCGTTGGACGTTCCGGACCTCGAGCGGGCGCGCGCCCTCGCCGCGGCGCTCGCCGGGCGCGTGGGCGTCTTCAAGGTGGGCTTGGAGCTGTTCGCCGCCTACGGGCCGGCCGCCGTCGAGGCGGCGTCGAGCGGCGGCGCGGGGATCTTCCTCGACCTCAAGATCCACGACATCCCGCGCACCGCCGCCGCGGCGGTGACCTCCGCCGGGCGGCTCGCCGCGCGGTACGTCACCCTCCACGCCCTCGGCGGGCCGAAGATGCTGGCCGCGGCGCGCGAGGCGGCGGAGAAGCTCGGCGCGGCGCGCCCGAAGCTCCTCGCGGTGACGGTCCTCACCTCGCACGACGCCGCGGAGCTGCCGTCGATCGGCCTCGCCGGCTCGCCGCGCGACAACGTCGTCCGCCTCGCGCGGATGGCGGTCGAGGCCGGCGCCGACGGGCTGGTCTGCAGCCCGCAGGAAGTCGGCGAGCTGCGCGCGACGCTCGGCCCCGGGCCGGTCCTCGTGACCCCCGGCGTCCGTCCCGCGGGGGCGGACAAGGGGGACCAGGCGCGGGTCGCGACGCCGTTCGACGCGATCAAGGACGGCTCGAGCCTGCTCGTCGTCGGCCGCCCGATCGTCGCCGCTCCCGACCCGGCCGCGGCGGCCGACGCGATCGTCGCCGAGATCGCCGCCGCGCTGCGCTGA
- a CDS encoding dihydroorotate dehydrogenase, translating to MEVELGRGLVLKNPVLTASGTFGYGLEFEPYLDLSRLGGIVVKGISPRPRAGNAPARIVETPSGMLNAIGLQNVGVKRFVEEKLPALRQRDTAIVVNVYGACPEDYVEVARALEPEDGVAALELNLSCPNVKEGGVLIGKSPRAIEQVTRAVRGATSRPLWVKLTPNVSDIVEVAAAAVEGGADALSLINTFVGMAIDVETRRPKLSNVTGGLSGPAIRPLAVAMVHQVHKAMPQVPLIGIGGIVRAKDAVEFMLAGARAVQIGTANFNDPGVAARVAADLAAWCAARGVKDVGELVGALRIDR from the coding sequence ATGGAGGTCGAGCTCGGGCGGGGGCTCGTCCTGAAGAACCCGGTCCTGACCGCCTCGGGCACCTTCGGCTACGGGCTGGAGTTCGAGCCGTACCTCGACCTCTCGCGGCTCGGCGGGATCGTCGTCAAGGGGATCTCGCCGCGGCCCCGCGCCGGGAACGCCCCGGCGCGGATCGTCGAGACCCCGTCGGGGATGCTCAACGCCATCGGCCTGCAGAACGTCGGCGTGAAGCGGTTCGTCGAGGAGAAGCTGCCGGCGCTGCGCCAGCGGGACACGGCGATCGTGGTCAACGTCTACGGCGCCTGCCCCGAGGACTACGTCGAGGTCGCCCGCGCCCTCGAGCCGGAGGACGGCGTCGCCGCGCTGGAGCTCAACCTCTCCTGCCCCAACGTCAAGGAAGGGGGCGTGCTGATCGGCAAGTCGCCGCGGGCGATCGAGCAGGTCACGCGCGCGGTGCGCGGCGCGACCTCGCGCCCGCTCTGGGTCAAGCTGACGCCGAACGTCTCCGACATCGTCGAGGTCGCGGCCGCGGCGGTCGAAGGGGGCGCGGACGCGCTCTCGCTGATCAACACCTTCGTCGGGATGGCGATCGACGTCGAGACGCGCCGTCCGAAGCTCTCCAACGTCACCGGCGGCCTTTCCGGCCCGGCGATCCGCCCGCTCGCGGTGGCGATGGTCCATCAGGTCCACAAGGCGATGCCGCAGGTGCCGCTGATCGGAATCGGCGGGATCGTCCGCGCGAAGGACGCCGTCGAGTTCATGCTCGCCGGCGCGCGCGCCGTGCAGATCGGGACCGCGAACTTCAACGACCCCGGCGTCGCCGCGCGCGTGGCCGCCGACCTCGCCGCGTGGTGCGCCGCCCGCGGCGTCAAGGACGTGGGCGAACTGGTCGGCGCCTTGAGGATCGACCGATGA
- a CDS encoding dihydroorotate dehydrogenase electron transfer subunit, with protein sequence LGGGCFQLRLAAPQIAAEARAGQFAMVGLPDIDAMLIRRPFSVALVDPAPGAGTPTAFDIVYKVYGKRTLAFSHLRPGAELSVLGPLGRGFWLPEGDETPELLLVAGGVGVAPFPLLLQSLTPAQRARTTVFVGGRTADDLLLLDWLEGRAGRIVAATEDGSRGVQGFVTAPLAAALAAPADAGRIVMACGPTPMLRAVAALAEENGVPCQVSIEETMACGFGVCLGCVVQRRDPLGEFDRFVRVCTEGPVFDAREVRL encoded by the coding sequence CTCGGCGGGGGTTGCTTCCAGTTGCGCCTCGCCGCCCCGCAGATCGCGGCCGAGGCGCGCGCCGGGCAGTTCGCGATGGTCGGGCTGCCGGACATCGACGCGATGCTGATCCGGCGGCCGTTCTCGGTCGCCCTCGTCGATCCCGCCCCCGGCGCGGGGACGCCGACGGCCTTCGACATCGTCTACAAGGTCTACGGCAAGCGGACGCTCGCCTTCAGCCACCTCCGCCCCGGCGCGGAGCTTTCGGTCCTCGGCCCGCTCGGGCGCGGCTTCTGGCTGCCCGAGGGCGACGAGACGCCGGAGCTGCTGCTCGTCGCCGGCGGGGTCGGCGTCGCGCCGTTCCCGCTGCTGCTGCAGTCGCTGACGCCGGCCCAGCGCGCCAGGACGACGGTCTTCGTCGGCGGCCGGACGGCGGACGACCTCCTGCTCCTCGACTGGCTCGAGGGGCGGGCCGGGCGGATCGTCGCCGCGACCGAGGACGGCTCGCGCGGCGTCCAGGGGTTCGTCACCGCCCCGCTCGCCGCGGCGCTCGCCGCGCCGGCCGACGCGGGGCGGATCGTGATGGCCTGCGGGCCGACGCCGATGCTCCGCGCGGTCGCCGCCCTGGCCGAAGAGAACGGCGTTCCCTGCCAAGTCTCGATCGAGGAAACGATGGCCTGCGGCTTCGGGGTCTGCCTCGGCTGCGTCGTCCAGCGGCGCGACCCGCTCGGCGAGTTCGACCGCTTCGTCCGCGTCTGCACCGAAGGGCCGGTCTTCGACGCGCGCGAGGTGCGGCTGTGA